The genomic interval TATACTAATCCccaactactaacccctataaccactaactaccaATAACCCCTAAACGCGTACAGTGACTTTTTAACCCCTAATAACCCCACTAACATTTACCCCTATAATTACCAACCTTTTTACAAGTCTTATAATTGGAAGTTGTAAGTTAAACGTACTACAGTATTCTTCACCAGTGCCCAAAACACTAAATACCAACACAGGCATTACATTAGAGATTGTGGGTTAATGGTTAAACGTATGTTATATAGGAAAAGGACAGTTTTGTCAAATTATATCAGTGGGTCAGTAGccattttctgttaaaattacGATTGAATTACCTGTAAAATGTCTTCTTGCCGTCTACAACAATATTATCAATAATTTTTTCCACCTCATAAACATCTTCACCGGAACTATAGTCAGATGAGCTCATATTTCTGTAACAATATCAACCCCTCTAAAATCTCAAAACATTCccgcaaaataataataacacacGGTGGTTGCTCATAAGAGTGTTGCGCATACATGCggttgtattttatttgggTTGCTCAATCGAACGTATCAATAAACATCAATGAACGAAGCGTatcatgttttgaaaaaaCGGTTAGTAAAGACGCTTTAATagctttaaatataataaaataaacaccttgtttattgataaaagttttaaaaagctaAATGCATTTGTgaaattttctaaatataaattttgcgTGTGCAATTTCCGAATTTTTAAAGCAGTAAAAATGCATAGCAGTAAACACACAAATAAATTGCAGAAGTCGTCAATGGTGAGGTAGCGTACGAAATTTATTCTGCCAATGGTTTTACATCATACAGGTCAGGGTTGTAGCCCAAAAGTGTAAAATCTTCCTTATAAATTTCCTTTAAGATTTTAATTTCATCTTGCGAGATTTGTCCAAATGCCACCTTCGTGTCTTCGGTTTGCGTTGCCGACTTCTGAACAGAGAGTTTAATTTTGCTGTCTTCTTTTCTGTCCCATTGAAGATATTCCAGTAGTCTACTGGAATCATTGGCCAGCGTCTCGAATCGCATGATGTAGTCGTAGTTAAGTTGACAAGGGTGGCAAAGCTTAACCTGTGGCAGCCAATGCACGTCTAACTGGTCTCCTCGACCTTCTTTGTATTCTTTTATAATATACCTGGTAAACGGATAAATGGATGAGTAAATGAACGAATTGCTAATAATTGTTcgctgataatttgtacaacccattagtgaccgctgggttgtagctattgccgttaagtgtcttgtccaaggacacatacgcccacaatggtagcagggactagccttgaacccatgaATGAGTGTATGAATGAGTGATGAGTAAACCAATGTAACAAATTTATCATCGTGTGGTTGGAGAACAGACATTACTTTAGAATGTGGTGTTCTATATCGATGTAACCTTTTTGAGTTATAAAAAAACCCCTTAACATCTTCGAACCCGACCCCCCCTTTTTTCTTATGTAAACTTTGATTAAATTACTCACCGGACAAACTGAACGAAGGATATTTCCCCGGTTCTGAGAATGCGCATGTATTCCATTACTTGTTGCTTCTGTGTTGCATTCATTTTATCAATACCCGGTAATTTGGAAACCATCCAGTTCGGCAAATATGCGATATTGGTTCTAAAATATAACGGTATAAGATAAGTAATTTGCTATATGCTATCCTCACACAAATCAgcgttcttaattgttaaaaacacagtttgGGTAATAGGGGATATTatatatgctaacggtatcaaTCTTAGTACCCCTCAGTctactatatagtggggtggggggaaatgggaaacctttttattctattttctcgtcttatttagtaaacaaggaaaatcaaacaattataaaatcatatcctcTCGACTtacgtagaccgttgttaattaattaaaacacaaccaggATATAactggataatatgtgctaaaggtatcacGTCTCCCCCAACCTTCTGTACTTTAACGATTTTACtaaattgaaatgtttttgcTAACCTAGTGCTAAAATGGGGTAGACTATGCATAAATACACTTACCCGTATCTTAACCCTTGCATATATTCACCAGNCTGTTCACGCGCAATCATGACACCAACGCGATCGCGGTATGGCGTCACAGAAGTTTTACTTGTGAGTTTGTCATTAAAAGCTGAGACCAATCTTTCGAATGGATGACGTGTGATGAAAAACGTCATGTAATTACGTAAGCGGAACCAAGCCAAAGTTTCGTCAACGTTTCTGGAATACGAGATTGCTATGAATCACAAATGCATTgttgtgatttaaaaaaagctaTCATTGCCAATTGGATTAGTCGTAAGTCAAGGAATACTATGTGTATGAAAAAGAGAACCCGTATTATAATAATCTTTATAGTATATACTCTATACTCTATACCATATTAATTGGCACACTTTGCAATATAAACAGATTAAATTGAACGTAAAACATTCTTAACAAGactacaacataaaaaaactacGATCAACGGGTACAAGCTGAAAAATAGCTTACTGCTCAAAATGAGTGTTCGGAATATCGTTGTAATCGAGGTTGCGGAAGTCGTCTATGCTTATGTCACCAATGTGAGACCCAAGTCTCAGAAAAAGCAATTTCCATGCAGTACTGGcgaccttttttaaaaaacaactatataattttttccccaaaaaaataaaattccaatatttaaaaaaagttttgctaAAGTTGTTAGgttaaacaattttgaaatGGAAATTCGATATATCTGAAAGAACACATTTATTATTCTCATAGTAAATGGGCCACAAAAATACACATAGTTTATggatagagatgctcaaatgtgaaaATAGACCATGCGACAATGCTTAAGTCGTTTCTagattctgttttattttttggtggtaactttagatcacatttgagcatctctatcaatctaaaacatgttttcgttggtatgccctttTATTACCTTTGGGGTGGCGCAGTATACGGCTTGCAAATGATCGTCGTATTTGAAACGGTGGGATCGTATGGTATAATTGTGTCTTTCAATTTGATTACAGCGATTTCGAGTGTTGAGAATCCTGTTGAAGTATGGCTGTTCCAttgaaatagaatgaatgacGTTTCCTGCAAGCTTGCAGCGTAAATAGAAGTCGTTGCAGCATTTATAGAAAGATATTTGACAAACTAGTTTGGCAAACGGAATTTCGAAGTCAAATGcatcaggttttaaaattcaattggctattttaacttttattccGAATGGGACAAATTCTACGTTGAAGTAGGATTATCAAGTTGACATATCACCACTGTAACAACTGGTTCCATTCGCAtggttaattatttttttaaatgccaCAGTTTACGTaagtaaagtttaaaaatgaaacatggGATACCTATTCATTCTTTTTCCTTGTCCCatttttggtagtaatcaaaaaacattcaaagaattataaaaaaaaaccgTTATAAAACCTTAGACTCCCCACAGTGCTTATATACAacatttgtaaataatatatttgtagatTTTAAACTGAACCGACTAATTATCCTTTAGCTTAATGTTATAACAGACTTCataataaaagtatataaGAGCCATTCTTACCTTTGCCTTTATGCAAACTCAAGTAACTAAAATCTGAAATTAGACTTAACAACACggttgcaaaacaaaaatacaaaatcaacGCACGAAACTTGTTGTCCATCCTATTTCGAAACATTACACCAAAAGTACAACAGAAAAGTTgcctaaaatacaaacataccaAATATTACCAAAGCAAAATCTTCCAGACAGATCTCGCTTTTTTTCCTTCTCGTAACTTCCAATTTTTAATTGCTGGGTTTATTGAAATCGGTCACAATAATCCACTTTTAAATTAACGACGAGTAAGAGGTGGTATTTATTCCTTCTTTGTGTGGCTTTCTTTAATCTAGAAGGTATATaatacagtggggtaagatgggtaccggtagcacataatatcccatattttctaaacgTGTTTTTACCGATTATAGCAACGATTTTCCGTAGCGGAAGTATTTTAtcttaacaatttttaaaagttcaaggttttttaaaaatgcatttgaTTGACACAAAGCAGGAACCTACGTGCGTACATTAAGTGTCTGGCAATATTTTCACACGTTCCTTTGAGGTCGTATGGGTTTGCAAGCAAGCCAAACCGGTGTTAAGAGTTTGTtcttcaacaaaaacaactcgAACCTTAATTAGGTCTGGACTAGAATCGCTAATTACGCCACCGCTGGCGACGAAGATATTATTCAATATTGATCTAGTGATCATATGGCAAGAGGTGAGTGCAAATACATTACGAAATAATAAACATCAGCTACCTCGTTGAAGCGTCCTTGTTCATTTCCTAGAAGGTTTAGATCCAGTAGGGGCAATACGGTACACATGGCGTGATTATCAATTCTTGGCCTAATATAAAAGGAAATGAGTCTGAATTAGAAGCGTATTGCTCAATTGCAGTCTGAGGTTACTTTCGGTCATACAGGTTCCCACGACAGCAAGACCCCAGGTTACTATAGTTCGCGAAATCGCCATCATGCCACCGGGGACCGAGCGGAAGTTTTACTACGTCACTTCGAAATGAAGTAATTCGTATCCTGTTTTTGCTCAATGCAGGTCGTCGCCGCTATTACCGTTCGCTGCAGAACGATCCAATAAGCTATATATACAGCAACGTACACCACCTTACCTCACACTGCTGCCTCTGTAAGCTACGGATCACTTCAAGATCATCATGGCCCGTGTCTTCTTTTTCATCATTGTCCTCGTCTTAGCCAGCCACAGCGACGCGTTTCTAAGCCGACTTATAGACCGAGTTCAGAAAAATTGGATGACCTCTTGGGAACGGATGAGGGACCAGCAGGTTCGACCAAGACTCTTCGCTCAGTTGAATTTGAGTGGAAGTCCTACACTCGTGCAGGTAGGTGACATCAAAATCGGCCTGGGAGCAATAAACGACGATAAGTAATTTTCACAATTTCAATAGTTAATTTGGAGATTGATTGAAAGAACAGTTTTGCATTTCGTCAGACTGCTATGCTTAGATTATTTAAAGctggatttattttttttatcgtgTTTTGTGAGTATTTTGCGACGTGTACcattataaatattcaaagtTGTATATTATTCCGATAGCATATAAAAGTCTCTTTATATGAAAGAGAATACGTAAAATCTGGGCTAGTGGTATTTCATACTGTCCCTTAAACCTGTTAAAAATCAACCCCGGTTTCGCTAAGTACGTCTTTGAACCGGGTGCGATACGACTGATAGGTTTGTAAACCGACAACgttagatgagacacctttatagcgcataatttccaaatatcctcatcgtgttttaaacgattaacaacggcctgtgggagtcgtgagaatacggttttgaaattctttgaatgtactttgcttactacaaaatggggcgagaaaattagtaaaaggtgtcctatcttcccccactctatcACCCTGATTGTGGGATAATGTACAATGTTGGACAGACTATTAGGCGTCAAACAATATTATTGACCTCCGTGGAGTGATGTGGAGAATTTCACTAACGTGACTGGGCGCTGTCGGTTAATTATTTCTCGGCACTTGTAACCTTCGATCAGCAACTCGTATAGGGTTCAGGTCACactgttaaacaaattaaagctCTGTTTGGGATTTCTATATCTAATTATCAAGTTAAAGTAAGAGCTTTCGATACCCGTGTTTTACGGACCTTTTTCAATTAGGCTTTTTTAAGGTTTCGTTTGGTTTATGGGACCGGAGTTGGGTCAACTATTTATACTTATATGCGTTATCCTGCTATTCTACATGTTATATAGGCGCTGGAAAGCGATGTAGGAAAAGTAGACCTTGCTGTGAGTTTGTTTAACTCAACTTCGCAAGAAATCGGTCTTCTTCGTATTGAGAATATCGCCGATTGGCTTCAACACCGGGGGGCGGTATCGAGCAACATGATCGGTCGGGAAATGGGGTGGCCGAACGCTGTTGGAAGAGTTGAAAGTAGGATGACAGGCCTTTTTTATTGCCTTATCAGCTATACTGagattttaacattttaaagcaGAGAACTTAAACATAATCATACTTGATTATGGTCTCgttgcaacgacagtcgtggTAACAAAGGTGCAATTtttacacctcgtacccgcctATAAATTACTATACCTAAAAATTCtaaggtgattattttatatgtattttttttctctgtATGTCTAAAGACCCATTACTGGCCAGCCGCGGTTGAGGAACAAGCAGAACTACATCTTATTATCCTATAAACAATATAGTagtctatattatattatttcacaGACGACCTGATGCCGGACAGCGAAACAACATATTGGTGGATGACGTCAACATTCTACCCCCCACAAGGCACCGAAGGTCAAATCGTCCTCTTGCCAGTTATCTACAACCAAACGTCCCCTCCAACGCCGATGTTCGTATCGGAGGAAACTAACAGAGGAGATTGGTATTACTCCATGATCGATTGGGTCGACATGAACCAGGACGGTTGGCCggatattgtgacgtcacggtcACGTGGTATGCCGGGTTCGATCAAGTTTTCCGAGCTCATATGGTTGGAGAATCCGGGATATAGATCGATATGGTCAAGAGTTGGAAGGTGGGAAATGTTTTTGGCGTTATGTTGTGTTTGGCGTTATGTTGTGGTGTGGTTTATGAATGAGTATGTATGGGGAGTTTCGAGTGATGTAGCTTGGAAACTGTTATGGGGTGAATTCATAACTGTCCTTGAAGAGATGTAACTGGCCATCGAGCATGGTGAACTGTATTGATATTctatgtgtgtttggtgtataaaaacgcccatgttgtaacttaacagtgagcatgacaTGTGTTTAGTGTATAGCAAGACTCTCGTGTCATAACTCTACAATGTAAAATCTTATTCACAATAACTTAACAACACATTACTAACCGTTCAGATGGCGTTCACATCCCATTACAAACGGTCCTGACGTTTCTTTCCGTATTTTACGAATTCCTCTTCCGTCTGGCAGCAGTCGGTTGGTGATTATTGGAGCGGGTTACTGGGACAATAAGTTATACGCTGTATGGTCTGACGGTAAGCTAATAACcagtattatattttaactcttACGTTGTTAGTATAATGGAATTACCTTTTATGTAAGCAGTATAATACTGGTTAAACTTATACGTTTTCGTATCCCTAGTTTCTACATTAGAGTGGGCATAGGTTGTTGaagtacaaatattttttttaataaccgGTTTCTCATTGGGATGCATTTCTTTGTTAAATGGCCCCAGCAGAGCGTGTTAATTAAGACAAAGTGTTAtgtatgataaaaaaataatggaaaAGGCTATAACGTTTTTTCTATTTGAACAGATCCAGCTGAAAATTGGGCAAATGTAGATTCGATTAATGAACGAGTGATTGACAACCACGGTTGGTTCTTCGATCTTCAAATTGCTGACATCAATGCTGATGGGAgggatgacgtcatagtgtcAACATGGGTGTAAGTTGGATCGGAGGGGTGGGGTTTTGGTGTGGTGGAAAAGGGGGTTTACAAATGTCCTGTGTATTTGGGAGAATTGAGTGTAAGGTATTATTGGAATTGTGTGTTTTGCGGTTTGAGGTTAGGGTGAAGATATATGGTTTAAAAGAGGGATAGTACGGTCCAAAACTATTTACCATCTTATATGGTtatatcttataaaataacCTTACTGATTTATAACGGAGTCCTTCTTCCAAACGATATTGTGCGTAGAACTTTTTTATGCCCGAGTATTCTTTGGCGTAGtgaagtaaaatattttattgttgcagGCATGGATTACAACAAGGATCTGTTATCGTATATGAGATACCTTGTGACTTTATAAGAGATAAATGGAGAAGACATACCTTGGTGGATGGTGCTGTAGAGATTCCTCTCCCTGATCTTGGATCTGGAGGAAAAATCAACATCTTTCATCCAGTGTTGAGATATAGCTCGGTGTCTGCAAGGTAGGActgaatgaatatttttttatcgagagtcgttataacttagagtaacgacagtcgtttaacactggtgttttgtttcatacacctcgtgaccgCTTATgtgttaccacgtttgtaactttgtgggtaattagtttttaaactttgagaGTGGTTAAATATGCGCGAAGTTTGACACAAGAGGAGCGAAAAATAGTTatcaaaaactatttttgatTGAGCTACTTGAATCATAACATTTGCTATACCAAAGGAAAAAGAAACCATTTATTATTGTATCTGGTGACGACGATGGAAGAGTTTATGTTCTTATTCCGAACTctaagaaaacaaacaactgGGAATACAGTAGTCACTCAGTAAGTATAGACTAGATATatgatgttttaaagtttaagcaCTATAGTTGAAAATATCCAAAGTCCATGTGACCAGTGAGAGTCcgttttacatttaacataacacagtaaaattttgaaacatttttgcaTATACCGAAATAAATCGAATCAGTATAGTCAGTATACCTATGTCAGATCGCGCTTGGATTCAAAATGCTTGGATTTAATCCACGTGCTTGGATTAAAAACagcacaaatttaaattttcaaatatttttgtttttctgtgaACCGTACAGACTGTTTTATGACGACACAGTACCAAAACGATATAGTCTGAGAACTCTCGAATTGTAATTAATAATACGCCAGAAAAAAAGTTATGATATATTCTCCTGCGATTTACCAAATTTTGAGACACAAAAAACATCAGTAAACGCTTGAAACTCGTCAGAGTTGCGGGGGCGCCTACAAAATGTGGTTTGGCCCAACCTAAAAACGGTATGAGCTCATAACACGTTGATTTTAAGGAAATCTCTTTAAAGGTTATGTCCCCACGCCTACGTTAGTAGAAGGTTAACCAGCGATAGAATGACTCTACAATATATGTAGGTGTATTATACAACACGGTGGATTACTATATCCGGCGTTTTCGTGttcattttgtttacttaTACACAAACACACCCGTATGAGTGGAATTATACACATTAAAGCTTAGTACAGAAACTACACACATGGCAATTACCTTATACCCGTGAACGAAAACAAGGATATCAGTTGTTATATCAACTAGTTAAACACGTTCAACAAAACTGTAACAGTAGACATGACATTTAAATGTACAAGTCACTCCCGATTTAGGCGGTCAGTTCTAAACTTGATACACGTATCAGTAGTATATAGGACAAGCCCATGCAGATTATACTTAAACACCGGATACTTTTTATAATGGGGTTATGGATACCACTGGCACATAATGTTCCAcatttctgatcgtgtttcgaACAAAAACAAAGCTCTCCTagagagtcgtggggatatacgtttatataatcgtgtaaacatttttgtttactaccaaatgggatgagaaaggAGAATCCAAACCTAGACCATCCTATCCCAACCCACTATACGACTTTTCTACCAAAATACTTATAAAATcttttacagatttataaagCAGCTGGACCGGTAGGGGCGCTAACCATCGATGATTTAAATCATGACGGATACGCGGAGATTGTAATTCCGGTCGTCGAGTCAAACAAACTGGTTTTCTTCACCTACGACCCAGCCGCTATTGGACCACATTACTTTGTGGACGAGACAAGACCCGGaatgatataaataaattaaatttcaagAACAAATACCGgatttctaattttaatatttacacgatttgataattttttataatccGGATGTttagtagggtgtgggaagatgggacctttatgttttatcgtctcatttggtagttaacaaagtacattcaaaaaattataaaaattttgttcttATTACGAatcccatagaacgttgttaattgtttaaagtacaatcaggatatttgtatattttgtaccacaggtgtcccgtctcccagcccccaccctgctatattacaAACAGTATGAAAGATAtgaaattctattttattaaatgccGTTGTCAGTGTTGCAGTCTTTTacgaaaaattgtttaacttttctacaggaaaatcattattttcttcaattaaaagttatatagttaTACTGATACTCAATTGCAAATAAAGtcataatgttatttatatttgtacaaCCGGTGTTTTGAGATGGAACACTAAAGCAGAATATAGCCTGCTACTAATTACGTTGTACTATACTTCTCTGGCTTTGTTTTTTCGCAACAGCTTATCACAATGCCAGAGATTTTGTCCACAGAACAATCATACAAAAAGCATTATGTTACAACCATTAAACATTTACGATTTGGAATATTACAAAGTCTGACCTACTTATAGGGATTTTGCTGTTATGCTACATCCATCTTTTATTTCAAACCGTCGAAAAAGGCAAAGATATTgtaatgcaaaatatttacGAAGTTTGAAAATCctatttcaaagtttggctTAAATAGATATGTTATGTGTTTGGCATGTTATACAAATGCATGTTTTCGCCGTGTGTTATCCTGTATATCCACAAACGTATTTTGCGGCCCTGGGGGCTCATTTAGAttcttaaaaatgcaaaagaaCACATAACTACCACGATAATCTTATAATTCCATTTTAAACACCATAACACTGAATGCATTTAACCGCTGTAATATAACACAAGACATAAACCATCCGCCATAATCCTAAGTCGGCAGCATATAGTATATACACGCACAAATTAATCCAACGC from Ciona intestinalis chromosome 2, KH, whole genome shotgun sequence carries:
- the LOC100176640 gene encoding carbohydrate sulfotransferase 11 isoform X2 encodes the protein MEQPYFNRILNTRNRCNQIERHNYTIRSHRFKYDDHLQAVYCATPKVASTAWKLLFLRLGSHIGDISIDDFRNLDYNDIPNTHFEQNVDETLAWFRLRNYMTFFITRHPFERLVSAFNDKLTSKTSVTPYRDRVGVMIAREQXGEYMQGLRYGTNIAYLPNWMVSKLPGIDKMNATQKQQVMEYMRILRTGEISFVQFVRYIIKEYKEGRGDQLDVHWLPQVKLCHPCQLNYDYIMRFETLANDSSRLLEYLQWDRKEDSKIKLSVQKSATQTEDTKVAFGQISQDEIKILKEIYKEDFTLLGYNPDLYDVKPLAE
- the LOC100176640 gene encoding carbohydrate sulfotransferase 11 isoform X1, which encodes MFRNRMDNKFRALILYFCFATVLLSLISDFSYLSLHKGKGNVIHSISMEQPYFNRILNTRNRCNQIERHNYTIRSHRFKYDDHLQAVYCATPKVASTAWKLLFLRLGSHIGDISIDDFRNLDYNDIPNTHFEQNVDETLAWFRLRNYMTFFITRHPFERLVSAFNDKLTSKTSVTPYRDRVGVMIAREQXGEYMQGLRYGTNIAYLPNWMVSKLPGIDKMNATQKQQVMEYMRILRTGEISFVQFVRYIIKEYKEGRGDQLDVHWLPQVKLCHPCQLNYDYIMRFETLANDSSRLLEYLQWDRKEDSKIKLSVQKSATQTEDTKVAFGQISQDEIKILKEIYKEDFTLLGYNPDLYDVKPLAE
- the LOC100186859 gene encoding uncharacterized protein LOC100186859 → MARVFFFIIVLVLASHSDAFLSRLIDRVQKNWMTSWERMRDQQVRPRLFAQLNLSGSPTLVQALESDVGKVDLAVSLFNSTSQEIGLLRIENIADWLQHRGAVSSNMIGREMGWPNAVGRVENDLMPDSETTYWWMTSTFYPPQGTEGQIVLLPVIYNQTSPPTPMFVSEETNRGDWYYSMIDWVDMNQDGWPDIVTSRSRGMPGSIKFSELIWLENPGYRSIWSRVGRWRSHPITNGPDVSFRILRIPLPSGSSRLVIIGAGYWDNKLYAVWSDDPAENWANVDSINERVIDNHGWFFDLQIADINADGRDDVIVSTWVHGLQQGSVIVYEIPCDFIRDKWRRHTLVDGAVEIPLPDLGSGGKINIFHPVLRYSSVSARKKKPFIIVSGDDDGRVYVLIPNSKKTNNWEYSSHSIYKAAGPVGALTIDDLNHDGYAEIVIPVVESNKLVFFTYDPAAIGPHYFVDETRPGMI